TCAAAGGAGTGACAATTAGTGATTGAAAGAGCCGCCCTTTGGATATCGGAAGGCATTAAACGACAAGTGCCTGAACACCCTTCATCTGTTGGAGTTTTAAAGCATGCGATCGCAATTCTATTAAATATACTATTTATTGTTACATTTACTTTATTAATATCCATTTATACCGGACATATGAAGCAGGCTATTACAGGTTTGATCGGTTTTGCACTGCTAAGACAGTTCTCTGGAGGAATCCACGTTAAGACTGGCGCTGGTTGTATTGTTATTACTACTGCTTTGTTTACTGCAGTGTCTTTTGTTGATTTAGGCGAACTGCCTACACAAATTTTGAACATCCTAAGTTTTTTGTTAGTCGTTTTATTTGCCCCTAGTAAGATTGCCAAGCAATCAAGAATACCAAGAAAACATTATCCTAAACTTCGTCTAATTAGCTGTATTATTGTTGGGGTGAACTTTCTCATTCAATCACCAACGTTATCCATAGTATTCTTTATCCAGGCACTGAGCCTAATTCATTTGAAGGGAGGTGAGTCAAGTGTCGGTAATCAACAAATCTAAGCATGGCTTATTTTCATTTATCGCATCTGCTCTTACGGTGGTAGCTGTATTCTTTGTTAATACTGCAAGTCCTGTTTTTGTGTATAGTGGTGATACACCCGAAGAGCTCTTGAAATAACCTTTCTAAATATGAATCCATTATTATTCTGTTTATTGAATTCTGGTACCTACTAGGTGCCGGATTTTTCTTTTACTATCAACATCAACAAAGCATGATCATGCAAATTAAACTGTAGTCATCATGACCAGGATTTATAAATTGCTGCGTCCTCCTTTAATCAAGTGCAGTCAGGGTAAAATTGACATTGCTAAAAGAACGAATGTTTGCATATAATACAAACAAACGTTCTGGTTAGAGGTGGTGGCATGATGTTTAAGAATTACCTAGAGCAAACCATAGAAATCATATATGAAGACAGGAAAGGGAATATCACCCAACGGAAAATACAGATACACAGTATTCGGGATCATCGGATACGGGCAACGTGTCTGGAGACTGGAAAACCTCGGGTGTTTAATGAACATAATATTCTGTCCTGGAGACCCGGGAAAGGAAGGGGAACGCATGCTTCCTGACGGAACGAATATGGCTGAGAATCTCGGTCAACCCAAATAGACAATAGGTTTAGAAAATGAAAAACCCCTGAAGCCAATGGCATCAAGGGTTTTCGATTATGATCTGTAGTGGGCTCGAACCACTGACCCCTACCCTGTCAAGATAGTGCTCTCCCAGCTGAGCTAACAGATCATGAAATATTTAAAAAGGTAATTCATATATTACCAGCAGACAGTGTGGCTGTCAATGGTTTTCTCGTTATAAAAAATCACATTCCGGTTCAGACTAAATACAGCATGATTATGCCAATGGAGGAGTGTGAATGGCATGGCAGGTGGGAAATCCCATCATTTTAATCGAGCCAGTCTGGTGCTCT
Above is a window of Paenibacillus sp. FSL K6-1330 DNA encoding:
- a CDS encoding accessory gene regulator B family protein → MIERAALWISEGIKRQVPEHPSSVGVLKHAIAILLNILFIVTFTLLISIYTGHMKQAITGLIGFALLRQFSGGIHVKTGAGCIVITTALFTAVSFVDLGELPTQILNILSFLLVVLFAPSKIAKQSRIPRKHYPKLRLISCIIVGVNFLIQSPTLSIVFFIQALSLIHLKGGESSVGNQQI
- a CDS encoding cyclic lactone autoinducer peptide, with product MVAVFFVNTASPVFVYSGDTPEELLK